A portion of the Pedobacter cryoconitis genome contains these proteins:
- a CDS encoding NUDIX hydrolase, with protein MNQEIRILHTAGLVVIKEGKILLAFSGNKKAWYLPGGKIDSGETSHQAIQREIDEELNIKMNPDLLKFYCHITAPAFGEENNLVMEQDCFIYDLTEKIAASNEIDEVGYFDLETYLQEPAQVPGVLTLFAKLEEDGLLKSIFSN; from the coding sequence ATGAATCAAGAAATCAGAATATTACATACCGCCGGATTAGTTGTTATTAAAGAAGGAAAAATTCTTTTGGCTTTTAGTGGGAATAAAAAAGCCTGGTATCTTCCAGGCGGAAAGATTGATAGTGGAGAAACTTCACATCAGGCCATTCAACGGGAAATAGACGAAGAATTGAATATCAAAATGAATCCAGACCTGTTGAAATTTTACTGCCATATTACTGCACCAGCTTTTGGTGAAGAAAATAACCTGGTTATGGAACAGGATTGTTTTATTTATGACTTAACGGAAAAAATAGCAGCCAGCAATGAAATTGATGAAGTCGGTTATTTTGATCTGGAAACTTACTTGCAAGAACCAGCACAGGTTCCAGGGGTACTGACGCTTTTTGCAAAGCTGGAAGAGGATGGTTTATTGAAAAGTATTTTTAGCAACTAG
- a CDS encoding ABC transporter permease gives MFFINFKIALRNIQKNKLFSLMNIGGLAIGMACCLLLLLYVSYEWGYDKQFDSIDRVYITRVNININEGLATSIASPNKLADAALQRLPGVELVSRMNLGGDYNKLFSHDRENYKLDARSVDPSFLKIFEQKFIYGNAATAFHTPESVVITTSTARKLFGKKNPVGQIVKYDNRRLLTVSAVIEDLPENQSFQYDALLSWAFFEQEHPDNKNNGWGSITCTTLVKLKDKNQFEAADAGMRKLIRSNDPKTQLEAFLFPFAKYHLYNEFTNGKVSGGKIDQVKLFSLLAFCVLLIASINYMNLSTARSEKRAREVGVRKALGSTRSSLMGQFFIESMLFSLIAAIVAFGLLELCLPYFNNLLGIAMKIGYGGYPFWLTLGILVLVTGLLAGSYPAFYLSSFTPIKVLKGLKGIGRSSLPIRKVLVVLQFSLSICMIICAIIIYSQIQFMRNKPLGFSQNNLVELNLEGEWRKPEKLQLFKAELKKSGAVIAATEFAQSFTSDGSITGNFSWPGKASNDQSIINYRSIGYDFSNTIGAKIIEGRDFSPEFVADTSTSVLVNEALVEKMGIKSPVGKIVHWGDNPPLTIVGVVKNYSNETIGGKAVPTFFYYNVKKSNILILSINPAMNLSAAVGTIKQISQQLNPAYPLAVTFIAQDLKNKLKSEQLLSVLSNLFGGFAIFISCLGLLGLALYMAEQRKKEISIRKVLGADLKSILILLNKDFIKLVILSNVIAFPVAFILANNWLKSYDYKISIAAAPFIAAAVLSLGIALLTVSLQSFKVAKANAVDALKYE, from the coding sequence ATGTTTTTCATAAACTTTAAAATTGCCTTACGTAATATTCAAAAAAACAAGTTATTCTCACTAATGAACATTGGTGGATTAGCTATTGGTATGGCCTGTTGCTTATTGCTGCTGCTTTATGTAAGCTATGAATGGGGTTATGATAAACAGTTTGATTCAATTGACAGAGTCTATATTACCCGGGTAAATATTAATATTAATGAAGGACTTGCTACTTCTATTGCTTCACCAAACAAGCTTGCTGATGCTGCATTACAGCGATTACCTGGAGTAGAGCTGGTAAGCAGGATGAATCTTGGAGGTGACTACAACAAGCTTTTTAGTCATGATCGGGAAAATTATAAGCTGGACGCGCGTTCTGTAGACCCTTCTTTTCTGAAGATCTTTGAGCAAAAGTTCATTTATGGTAATGCTGCTACTGCATTCCATACGCCAGAATCCGTAGTCATTACGACCTCAACTGCACGCAAATTATTTGGGAAAAAGAATCCAGTTGGGCAAATTGTAAAATATGACAACAGACGATTGCTGACTGTATCGGCAGTGATTGAGGATTTGCCAGAAAATCAAAGCTTTCAGTATGACGCTTTATTGAGCTGGGCCTTTTTCGAACAGGAACACCCTGACAATAAGAACAATGGCTGGGGGTCTATTACTTGTACCACACTGGTTAAATTAAAAGATAAAAATCAGTTTGAGGCGGCAGATGCAGGGATGAGAAAATTGATCAGGTCAAATGATCCGAAAACGCAATTGGAAGCTTTTCTGTTTCCATTCGCTAAATATCATCTTTATAATGAATTTACAAATGGTAAAGTTTCCGGAGGCAAAATAGATCAGGTAAAATTATTTTCTTTGCTGGCTTTTTGTGTACTGCTGATTGCAAGTATCAATTATATGAACTTATCAACTGCCCGCTCAGAGAAACGGGCCAGAGAAGTAGGCGTCCGAAAAGCATTGGGTTCTACCAGAAGCAGTTTAATGGGACAGTTTTTTATTGAGTCTATGCTATTTTCCTTAATTGCTGCAATTGTTGCTTTCGGATTACTGGAATTGTGCTTGCCTTATTTTAATAACCTGCTGGGTATAGCGATGAAGATTGGTTATGGTGGTTATCCTTTCTGGCTTACACTTGGCATATTGGTTTTAGTGACTGGTTTACTTGCTGGAAGCTATCCAGCGTTTTATCTGTCTTCATTTACACCAATAAAAGTTTTAAAAGGCTTAAAAGGTATTGGCCGTTCTTCTTTGCCAATCCGTAAGGTTTTGGTAGTGCTTCAATTCAGCCTTTCTATTTGCATGATTATCTGCGCTATAATTATTTACTCTCAAATTCAGTTTATGCGGAACAAACCTCTTGGTTTTTCTCAAAATAACCTGGTTGAGCTTAATTTAGAGGGCGAGTGGAGAAAACCGGAAAAACTACAATTATTTAAAGCAGAACTGAAGAAATCGGGTGCTGTTATAGCTGCAACAGAATTTGCACAGTCTTTCACGAGTGATGGTTCTATTACCGGTAACTTTAGCTGGCCTGGTAAGGCTTCAAATGATCAGTCCATAATTAACTACAGAAGTATTGGTTATGATTTTAGCAATACCATAGGGGCAAAGATAATCGAGGGAAGAGATTTCTCTCCTGAGTTTGTGGCTGACACATCGACTTCCGTTTTAGTTAATGAGGCATTAGTAGAGAAAATGGGTATCAAGTCTCCGGTAGGAAAAATAGTCCATTGGGGAGATAATCCACCTTTAACTATTGTTGGAGTTGTTAAAAATTATTCCAATGAAACGATAGGAGGAAAGGCTGTTCCGACCTTCTTTTATTACAATGTGAAGAAAAGTAATATTTTGATCCTGAGCATTAATCCAGCTATGAATTTAAGCGCTGCTGTAGGTACTATTAAACAGATCAGTCAACAGCTTAATCCTGCCTATCCCTTAGCAGTGACATTTATTGCTCAGGATTTGAAAAATAAGCTGAAAAGTGAACAGCTTTTGAGTGTATTGTCAAATCTATTTGGTGGATTTGCCATTTTTATTTCCTGTCTGGGTTTATTGGGACTGGCATTATATATGGCTGAGCAACGCAAAAAAGAAATTAGCATCAGAAAGGTTTTGGGTGCTGATCTGAAAAGTATTCTGATCTTATTGAATAAAGATTTTATCAAATTGGTCATCCTTTCAAATGTTATTGCTTTTCCAGTTGCTTTTATTTTAGCGAATAATTGGTTGAAAAGCTATGATTACAAGATTTCAATAGCTGCAGCGCCTTTTATTGCTGCAGCAGTACTATCGTTGGGTATCGCTTTGTTAACGGTAAGTTTGCAAAGTTTTAAAGTTGCAAAGGCGAATGCTGTTGATGCGTTGAAATATGAGTAA
- a CDS encoding acyl-CoA thioesterase — protein MQDYIFEIQLKVRDYECDIQGIVNNAVYQGYLEHARHEYLQSKLISFKELTAKGILLMVSRIEMDFKRSLTSRDTFQVKLRMERQGVKLVFFEDIFRLTDQALCLKAKVEVIAKINDKLTRGEIFDTLNLEF, from the coding sequence ATGCAAGACTATATATTTGAAATTCAGCTTAAGGTAAGAGATTACGAATGCGATATACAAGGCATCGTAAATAATGCAGTTTATCAAGGTTATCTGGAACATGCCCGGCACGAATATCTGCAATCAAAGCTGATTTCCTTTAAGGAACTAACCGCAAAAGGCATTCTGTTAATGGTATCCAGAATAGAAATGGACTTTAAAAGATCACTCACCTCCAGAGATACTTTTCAGGTCAAATTAAGAATGGAACGACAAGGCGTAAAACTGGTATTTTTTGAAGATATTTTTCGCCTGACAGATCAGGCTTTATGCCTGAAAGCTAAAGTTGAAGTTATTGCCAAAATCAATGACAAGCTTACCAGGGGAGAAATTTTCGACACACTCAATCTGGAATTTTAA
- a CDS encoding winged helix-turn-helix transcriptional regulator: MLSIFDAIDVLKDRWRLTIILSLIFGNKRFCQLSKEVKGVSDKILAKELKELEINKLIKRTIYDTFHPL, translated from the coding sequence ATGTTATCAATATTTGATGCAATAGATGTATTGAAGGACAGATGGCGACTAACGATTATTCTATCCCTGATTTTTGGGAATAAAAGGTTCTGTCAGTTATCCAAAGAGGTAAAAGGTGTCTCTGATAAAATATTAGCGAAAGAGCTCAAGGAATTGGAAATAAATAAGCTGATCAAACGTACCATTTACGACACTTTCCACCCACTGTAG
- a CDS encoding glycoside hydrolase family 76 protein encodes MMKRNLYLIILLLMAQVVHAQKNPDYKQAANLIYKNINASFYEPSTGLYTETNSVANNPNKHSWLWPLCALIQGANEMEILDPKKDYMSGVAAAIDQYYSTVPPAPAYQDYVTSERLSSRFFDDNQWIAIAYLDAYHRNKNPVYLEKAKMIYQHMVKAGLDTVAGGGLYWKEGELNSKNTCSNGPGILVALQLYKFTGEQQYLELALSLYSWTNKHLQAPDGLYYDAIKIPSLKVDQTLYTYNTGSMLQSNVLLYQVTNDKKYLDEAYRIAIAGKKHFFKNGRLPANYWFNAVMLRGYAELYQVDHNQDWIVFFKDDADRIWREERDGNNLLGKKPVKELIDQAGMLEIYARLNALLK; translated from the coding sequence ATGATGAAAAGAAACTTATATCTGATTATTCTTTTGTTGATGGCGCAGGTTGTGCATGCTCAAAAGAATCCTGATTATAAACAGGCAGCCAATTTGATCTATAAAAATATCAATGCCAGTTTTTATGAACCCTCAACAGGTTTATATACAGAGACGAATTCAGTAGCCAATAATCCTAACAAACATTCCTGGTTATGGCCTTTATGTGCATTGATACAAGGTGCTAATGAAATGGAAATCCTTGATCCGAAAAAGGATTATATGTCTGGTGTGGCTGCGGCGATTGATCAATATTATTCCACAGTTCCTCCCGCACCTGCTTATCAGGATTATGTGACCTCAGAAAGATTGAGTTCCAGATTTTTTGATGATAACCAATGGATCGCGATTGCTTATCTGGATGCGTATCATAGAAATAAAAACCCCGTTTACCTGGAAAAAGCAAAGATGATTTATCAGCATATGGTTAAAGCTGGCCTGGATACTGTTGCTGGTGGAGGTTTATATTGGAAGGAAGGGGAACTGAATAGTAAAAATACATGTTCCAATGGCCCGGGAATTCTGGTTGCGCTGCAATTGTATAAGTTCACCGGTGAACAGCAATATCTTGAACTTGCATTAAGTCTGTATAGCTGGACGAATAAGCACTTGCAGGCTCCGGATGGCCTTTATTATGACGCGATAAAGATTCCTTCTTTAAAAGTTGATCAAACCTTATATACTTATAATACTGGATCTATGCTGCAAAGCAATGTGCTTTTATACCAGGTAACAAATGATAAAAAGTATTTGGACGAAGCTTATCGGATTGCTATAGCGGGTAAAAAACATTTCTTTAAGAATGGCAGGCTTCCTGCTAACTATTGGTTCAATGCAGTCATGCTAAGAGGTTATGCAGAATTGTATCAAGTAGATCATAATCAGGATTGGATCGTATTTTTTAAAGATGATGCCGACAGGATCTGGAGAGAAGAAAGAGATGGGAATAATTTGCTGGGTAAAAAACCGGTGAAAGAATTAATAGATCAGGCAGGGATGCTGGAGATTTATGCAAGGCTTAATGCATTGCTGAAATAA
- a CDS encoding pyridoxamine 5'-phosphate oxidase family protein, giving the protein MDSINQNQTEQNHQNLDSTSAIEKIKELTGIAKTCFLCTQPSAGESNGTRPMSVQEVDEQGTIWFLVANDSHTYQDISANSKVKLYFQGSAHSDFLFLEGAAILSADKNRIKELWDPIMKTWFTEGEDDPRIAIIKVAPDTGYYWDNKHGNVIAGIKMVIGAAVGKTMDDSIEGDLKV; this is encoded by the coding sequence ATGGACAGCATTAATCAAAACCAAACTGAGCAGAATCACCAGAATCTGGATAGCACATCAGCTATTGAGAAGATCAAGGAATTAACTGGAATTGCAAAAACCTGTTTTCTATGTACACAACCTTCAGCCGGAGAATCTAACGGCACACGTCCAATGAGTGTTCAGGAAGTGGATGAACAAGGTACAATCTGGTTCCTGGTTGCTAATGATAGCCATACCTATCAGGATATCAGTGCTAATTCTAAAGTGAAATTATACTTTCAGGGCTCTGCACATTCCGACTTCCTGTTTCTTGAAGGTGCTGCAATACTTTCAGCAGATAAAAACAGAATTAAGGAGTTATGGGACCCAATCATGAAAACATGGTTTACTGAAGGGGAAGATGATCCTCGTATTGCTATTATCAAAGTAGCACCAGATACAGGATACTATTGGGATAATAAACATGGAAATGTAATTGCCGGAATTAAAATGGTAATTGGGGCAGCTGTGGGCAAGACAATGGACGACTCTATTGAAGGCGATCTTAAAGTATAA
- a CDS encoding AraC family transcriptional regulator has translation MKKAAIPLHEGELRHVGLEFKAMKEFNHFIHIPHRDDHYMFLVQQKGNFLLAVDFNEVVLSGPSLCFITPGQVHSYINCQNCEGWFIFLGHELISNQYRELFDTYLHIKQTVAVAADDAAFKIVPIMEEMASQKSIPLQKTLINSLVDTLAGLIASRIIQSQNSDLNIGGQKYNTVVRFKQLIHAKYKALKQVHIYASLLHISPLYLNELTKEITGFPASYWINQEILLESKRLLYYTDLDVKQIAYELGFEDHAYFSRFFKKHTGMTASGFRSLKP, from the coding sequence ATGAAAAAAGCGGCAATACCACTACATGAAGGCGAACTTAGACACGTAGGGCTAGAGTTCAAAGCCATGAAGGAATTTAATCATTTTATACATATTCCGCATCGCGATGATCATTATATGTTCCTTGTTCAGCAGAAGGGAAACTTCCTGTTAGCGGTGGATTTTAATGAAGTAGTTTTAAGTGGTCCTTCTCTTTGTTTTATCACGCCCGGACAAGTGCATAGCTATATCAATTGCCAAAATTGTGAAGGCTGGTTCATTTTTTTGGGCCATGAACTAATTTCAAACCAATACCGTGAACTCTTCGATACTTATCTCCATATCAAACAAACTGTTGCTGTAGCAGCAGATGATGCCGCTTTTAAAATAGTGCCAATAATGGAAGAAATGGCCAGCCAGAAATCGATCCCACTCCAAAAAACATTGATTAATTCATTAGTGGATACTTTAGCTGGTTTAATTGCCTCAAGAATTATACAGTCACAAAATTCCGACCTTAATATCGGCGGACAAAAGTACAATACCGTTGTCCGGTTCAAACAGTTAATTCATGCCAAATATAAAGCGCTAAAACAGGTCCATATTTATGCCTCACTGCTCCACATAAGCCCGCTTTACCTGAATGAACTTACCAAAGAAATCACCGGTTTTCCTGCCAGTTACTGGATAAATCAGGAGATTTTACTAGAAAGTAAACGGCTTCTATATTATACAGATCTTGATGTTAAACAAATTGCCTATGAATTAGGGTTTGAAGATCATGCTTACTTTTCCCGCTTTTTCAAAAAACACACTGGCATGACAGCTTCCGGATTCAGAAGTCTGAAACCATGA
- a CDS encoding MFS transporter, whose amino-acid sequence MEHKINMNIGNPAERDFIRILTPIIISVFTIYLTIGMTLGILPGFITHDLNFGGLIVGIVMGLQSLTTLLTRAYSGKIADTKGAKTGYQKGILFVIFSGMIYMAAAFFSHNILIALSLIFLARIVHGISESLSITGALTWGIGLTGAEKSGKVMTWNGIAMYAGIAIGAPVAIWINSYFGLTYVFALIIVLSIFGWTLTTKLPDLVVAKIHIRTPFYKVIGLIAGQGLGLAFSSIGFACISSFISLLFAENHWGNPSIAFMAFGIFYILTRVFFSSFPDKYGGYKVALVSLIIEITGQLLIGFSSSEIMALVGCSLTGIGFSLIFPALGVLAIKKVEPQMRGTALGAYAAFFDFSLGLAGPVAGIIAGWYNYQAIYLFGAISCLLAMFILLFNNRNK is encoded by the coding sequence ATGGAGCACAAGATAAATATGAATATCGGGAACCCTGCAGAAAGAGATTTTATTAGAATTTTAACGCCTATTATTATATCAGTTTTTACCATATACCTAACCATTGGAATGACTTTGGGAATCCTTCCTGGATTTATAACACACGATTTGAATTTTGGAGGCTTGATTGTTGGTATAGTGATGGGTTTACAATCTTTAACTACCTTATTGACAAGAGCATATTCTGGAAAAATAGCGGATACAAAAGGGGCAAAGACAGGTTACCAAAAAGGAATATTGTTTGTGATTTTTTCTGGTATGATCTATATGGCAGCAGCATTTTTCAGCCATAACATTTTAATAGCATTGAGTCTGATATTCTTAGCAAGAATTGTTCACGGCATATCAGAAAGTTTGTCAATAACAGGGGCATTAACTTGGGGAATAGGCTTGACCGGTGCTGAAAAATCAGGAAAAGTAATGACCTGGAATGGCATCGCGATGTATGCAGGGATTGCAATAGGAGCACCTGTGGCTATCTGGATAAACAGCTATTTTGGTCTGACTTATGTTTTTGCTTTGATTATCGTCCTATCGATTTTTGGCTGGACTCTTACCACTAAGCTTCCTGACCTGGTTGTAGCTAAAATACATATCAGAACGCCATTTTATAAAGTGATTGGCCTGATTGCGGGGCAGGGTTTAGGATTGGCATTCTCTTCTATAGGGTTTGCCTGTATCTCTTCCTTTATTTCGCTATTATTTGCTGAAAATCATTGGGGAAATCCATCCATAGCGTTCATGGCTTTTGGAATATTTTATATCCTTACCAGGGTATTTTTCTCTTCCTTTCCGGATAAATACGGTGGATATAAAGTTGCACTTGTTTCTTTAATTATAGAGATTACCGGCCAGCTTTTGATTGGGTTCTCTTCCTCAGAAATCATGGCATTGGTAGGGTGTAGCTTGACTGGGATTGGATTTTCGCTGATTTTTCCTGCGCTGGGTGTATTGGCTATAAAGAAAGTAGAGCCACAAATGCGTGGAACAGCTTTAGGTGCTTACGCTGCATTCTTTGATTTTTCTTTAGGATTAGCCGGACCCGTAGCAGGTATTATTGCAGGTTGGTACAATTATCAGGCTATCTACCTTTTTGGTGCAATCAGTTGTTTGCTTGCTATGTTCATCTTGCTGTTCAACAATAGAAATAAATAG
- a CDS encoding lysozyme inhibitor LprI family protein: MKKQSGLKNFKSIVIASSIVLCMALMTNNSYGQTQTAMNSTAASSYKKADNELNTIYQKILKEYAAKTQFIKNIKAAQLLWIKLRNADLAARYPEMGKYGSAEAMCRAGYLEALTRDRIKVLKVWLDGIPEGDVCNGSVKNQ; the protein is encoded by the coding sequence ATGAAAAAACAATCTGGCTTAAAAAATTTCAAATCTATAGTCATAGCATCATCTATTGTATTATGCATGGCTTTGATGACTAACAATTCTTACGGGCAGACCCAGACAGCGATGAACTCAACTGCTGCCAGCAGTTATAAAAAAGCAGACAATGAACTCAATACTATCTATCAAAAGATATTAAAGGAATATGCTGCTAAAACGCAATTCATTAAGAATATCAAGGCAGCCCAACTGTTATGGATAAAATTAAGAAATGCTGACCTGGCTGCCAGATATCCAGAGATGGGAAAATATGGATCCGCAGAAGCAATGTGCAGAGCCGGTTACCTGGAAGCATTAACCAGAGACCGGATTAAAGTATTAAAAGTATGGCTGGATGGCATTCCTGAAGGAGATGTGTGTAATGGATCAGTTAAGAACCAGTAA